The segment TCCAGCACGTGTACTTCAAGATAAAACTCGGCGAATGGTGGAAACTGTATTCCCGCGTGACCAACAGCAGGGAAGACGGCATCACGTATCTGTGCCCCTACAGAGGGACGGGAGACGTGTACCTTGCCACAAGGCTCTTAGCGGCTTCTATAGGCCCGGATCGCGTCAAAGAAAGCACTGTGTGCGTCGTAGGAGGGTCTTCCGTCAAAGTTGCCAAGCTCTTCGGATTCGAAGACGTCAAGAACCTGTCCCAGACCGAGATGGACCAGATGATCATCCTCGGCGACGTGGCTGGATATTCCGCGCTGAACCTCTTTGTGCTCCATCCTGACCCTCCCAATTCGGTCACGGGCATATCAGATCACCTGAGAAACTACAACGGGATCAATTTCCATGATCTGTACAGAGCGGGAGTATTCGGCAACGAATACATGAGGAGCGAACCGCCCAAATTCGATGACGCATCGGAAAAGGTGAAAAAGTTCTTCGAAGACAACGGCCTCATTCCGGGGAAGACCATCGTCATAGCCCCTTACGTGAACACCCTCAACATGCTTCCGACATGGTTCTGGATCGAGCTTGTCCACGACATGAAGCGGATGGGGTACACCGTATGCACCAACTGCGACAAAGACGATGACGTCATATACGGCACCACGAAGCTCTTCCCTGAATACTCCGAAATGAAGGATTTCTTCGAGTATGCCGGATTCCTCGTGTCATCGCGCAGCGGTCTGTGCGAAGTCATCTGCTCATTCGACATATGCAAGATCATCGTGTACCAGCCCCATCAGTACTGGGGAGAGGGGACCAACATCAGCTACTTCAGCCTCAATGACATGGGCCTGTGCAGCGATGCCATAGAGTTCGAATACGAAGGCATCGAATTCCTGAAGCTCAAGGACAAAATCCTGATGCTCCTGCGCGAATGGGAAGACAGGCACCCCAAAGAAGAGGAAGAAGGCGGCAACGAGTGATATCACAGATTGCCGTCTATCTCATATTCCAGATCGAACGGTTGGTCGCGGTTGAGATTGACCGCCACCGAAACTTCCAGGCCAGAAGGTTTGCGGTCGTTCACGACTATTCTCTCCCCATATGGGAGGTTGTTGATGATGCGATCATACCTTACGCCTGCCGCTCTCAGAAACTCCTCGGTCTGAGGCATGCACCAATCCTCGCGGGATGTTAGGAAAATGATCCTGTCGCTTTCCGGTATCCCTGCGAGGAATTCGCGGGCCCCCTCAAGGAATGTGTCGTGGCCGTCTATCTTGTACCCGTTGTGCTTGACGATGGTACCGTCGATATCCAGGAGCCACGTCTTCCCCAAGGGGGAAAGAGTCAGTTTATTGCTTTTTTGCGGCATCCCCGATCGCTCCGCCGGGATGGTTGAGTATGAAGTCGTCGTAGGTCACGCCCTTCCTCTTGGCGACGTTCATTGCCAGGGCCTGCAAGACTATCAGATACACCGTAGTCGAATTGTTAGGGACCTTGTTCCAATCGTCGCCCTCGTGATCCAGCGGAATCGTGAGGGTGTTGGGAGAGTTCTTGGCCAGATAGCTGTCCTTTTCGAATGTCATGGTCCAGATCGAGTTGTCGCGGCCGAGGTTGTCCCTGACGTAATCGAGAAGGCGCTTGGACTCCGAGGTTTCCCCGCTCTTGGAGAGGATCATGATCAGGTCCCCTTTCCTTATCGTACCGAGATCGCCGTGGACCGCGGTGTTGGTATGCAGGAATGTCGAATTCAGTCCCAGAGACAGCATCGTGCCGACGAATTTCTCGCAGATAGGAGCGTTCTTCCCGAGACCAGTGATGACGACCTTCCTGCCGTTGGAAAGCGTGCAGCAGACGTCGTTGACGAGCCTGTAGAAAACGTCCCTGTCTATGGAGTCCACGGATTTGTTGACTGTCTCCATTATGCCGTCAAAATAGTCTCCCATCGCGTCCTCGAGATACCACAGGCCGTTGTAGAACGCGGCGCATATGGAGTCGTAATCCTCCCAAGCGTACGTCGTCAGGGAGAGCCAGATCACCGCATGGAGAAGCCTGAGATCCCTCTCGTTGATCTCATCGGAGATGAGATTGAGGTACTCCCCCTCCATGTCCTCCCATCCGTTGGACTCGATCCTCAGCTTTATATCGTCGCCGATGGTGAGATCGAATTTGCGGAGGTTGAACTTGTCGTAGTTGCCTGCGATCGAGTAGTAGAGTTTTGCCCAATCGTATGCGGGATCCCCGTAGATCTTGGTGTCCCCGAAGTATCCGCGGGGGTCGATGAACACCGGATCGGTGCCTTTGCGGAGGATCATGTTGGAGAAGGTGCAATCCCCATGGATGATGGCGAAGGGCTTGTTGGAAATCTCATAGAGCCTCTTCTCAAGCTCTTCCATGCAGTAGAAGACGTTCCTGCACCTCTTCCCGTTGATCGTTATGTATCTGTCGTAGGCGTGGGGGATCAGGTCCCTGACCTCGCTTATGCGGCTTATGGTCTTGTCGTAATAGTTCTTCCTCGTGCTGAACGGGTCGGCCGGAGCGCTTCCGCAGCTGTGCAGATGCTTGAGGCTGTCGACGATCTTCTTCAGGATTTCGAGCTTCTGGTCGCGGGTGAGATCGTATGCGAACACGTTCTTCCCGTCAACCTTCTCCATCACGATCGGAGGGCCGGACTCATAGATTTTGGGTATCGGGATGCCTTCGAAACCCTTGACCGCCTCGTACCATGCGCACTCATCTTTGGCGAGCTTCTGACCTTGGGCGTCTATGCCCTTCTTGACTATGTGGCCCTCGCCATCGATTTCGATCGAATTGAATGGTCTGCATTTGCCGCCTTCGATCGACGGTATGTCCTCGTACAGCCCGAACTCTTTTGCTCCCTTCAGGTCGAAGGATTTCAGCGCGATCTCCGACTTCGAGAGCCAGCGAACGAACTCGCCGGAAGTGGGGACATCGGACAGGACGCTTTTGTCTTTGAAAACGAAGAACCCGGCGATGCCTCCGCGATCGCTCCTCTCCTCGACCGGAGCCCCGTCCCTGAATGACCATCTGCAGCTGAAACTGTCCGTTGTGCCGATGAGATTCCCGTCGGAATCAGGGACTGAAGTCTCCTTGGCGAGGAGCAGATCGCACCAGGTGAGCGCGAATCTGGCTCCCTCGGGGATGTAGGCCAGTGCCTTCCTGATTCCGGCGCAGGTGCCGGTTTCACCGTCGGCGCTGACGAAGATGAACTTGACCCTTTTCTCTTTGGGATAGATGTTCAGGTATTTTCTGAGGACATCCTCTTTGTAATCCCCGATTACGATGAATTTCTTGCCTTTGTATTTGTCAAATAGGTGGAGTATGAGTGGCTTATTGTCTATGGGCACCAGAGCTTTGGGCTTGTTTCTGGTATATTTTTTGAGGCGAGTTCCCTTGCCTCCAGCCTGGACAACCACATAGTCGAATGCATCCATGGCTTAACCATATCAATTCATAAATAATAAGACATTGCATCCAACAGAAATAAAAGGAATTGCGGCCTCGAACGCTTCGAAACCGCGTTTTAAAAACGGGACGGATTTACGAGTCCATCCCGAGAGTTTTCCTGGCTTGGCGGTGGCCTTTGATGGCTGCGCGACGAAGATATATATCTGCTTTCTCAGCGTTTTTATCCACGCCGATGCCATCCCTGTACATCAGATGCAAGCGGTAGCACCTCGTCATGTCGAGCGCATAGGACAGCTTGCAATATATCTCCGCAGCTTTTTTATAATCCTGCTCGAAGAGCAGCCCCTCATAATACATGTCGGCGAGCGCCAGGCGGCTGGAGGCCGAAACTTCGGCGGCCATGAGGTAGCATTCCTTGGCCTGGGCGACGTTGGAGAACTGAGAGCTGCCGTTCTTGTAAATCGAAGCGAGCTGAACGATACCTTTTGTGTTGTAGTTCAGAGCGGATTTCTTGATCAGATCGTCGGGATTGGCATCTATCTCTAAGCGCGACGAGATCGTGTCGGCTAAGATGTACTGGTAAGGCGCTATCGCCGCATGGGAATAGATTTTGAACCACCTGTCGGATTTCTCCTTGTTGCTTTCGGTGCCTTCCCCGTCCCTGTACATGCAGGCCACCCTGTACTGGCTTTGTGCGCTCCCGCCTCTGGCGGCCTTCAGGTAATAATCGAACGCTTTCGCCAGATTCTGATCCACGAGCTTTCCCTCGCGGTATATGGCGGCGATCTCGGCGATTGCCTTGGAATGCCCGGCATCCGCCGCCATCTCAAGGTATTCGATGTATTTTTCGTTGTCATGGACGGTTCCGACGCCGTCCCTGGACATTATGGCCATCTGGTAGAGAGCATCTGGGCTGCCGTCCTCCGCAGCCTTGACGAATTGCGAATACGCCAGGATACGGTCGTCCTCATTCCATGCCGTCCTCAGCAGCACGTTCCCGTATCTCAGAACATCCGCCGGAATTCCGGACTCCGCCAGCTGGCGGCAGATTTCGATGACCTCAACCCTCTCGGAATCGGATTCTTCCCCTCCGGAAAGGGCCGAGAGCTTCATGCGGGCGTTGGAGTTGCCTTTGGAGGCCGCCGCCTGATAATAGACGAAAGCTTCTCCGCGATCCTCTTCCGATTCCGATTCCAGCAGCATATCGGCGTACAAGACCTGGGCTTCGCTATGGCCTTGCTCCGCAGCCTTCTTGATCCATTCGCGATAGAGCTCGTCATTCTTTTCGACTTTCTTCCCATCGCGATACATCAGCGCAAGCGTATATTGGGCTGCAGAAACGCCTCCGACCGCTTGGTCGTAGATTATCTCGAAGGATTCCGTCATGGCCCTCATGTACTTGGCGCAGACGGTCTTCGTCTTGCCGTCGGCCACGATCTTTCCTTTCTCGATCCATACCGCGCGGGTGCAGAAGTCCTCTACAGCGGAAATTCCGTGGGACACGAACACGACGGTCTTCCCGCTCTTGATTATGTTCATGAAAGCGGTCTTGGCTTTCGCCGAGAATGTGGCGTCTCCGGTGCTCAGCACCTCATCCACCAACATTATGTCCGCATCCACGTGGAGCATGATCGAGAAGGCGAGCCTTCCCGACATACCGGAGGAATAAGTCTTGAGAGGGTTGTCGATGTATTCCTTCAGGCCCGAGAATTCTATGATCCCATCTATCTTCTCGGCCATCTGCTTCCTGCTGAAGCCATAAAGCTCCCCCTTGAGGTAGATGTTCTCCCTTCCGGACATGTCCCCTTGGAATCCCATGCCCAAAGCGAGGATGCTCGCGACCTTTCCGTCGACCTCCACCGTTCCGGTGTCCGGCTCCAGAATCTTGGCTATGATGCTCAGAAGGGTACTCTTTCCGCTTCCATTCCTTCCAAGGACGCCAAGGATCTCCCCCTTCTTCACCTCGAGATTGATGCCGCTGAAGACGGTGTGCTTGACGGTAGAGGTTTTGTTCTTCCTGATCAATCCTTTCGAGGAATCGTCGCGGACCTCCAGCCTGAATGATTTGCTTACGTTCTTCAGTTCTATGGCATTCCCTTGTTTCATCACAACCTCTCCACAAATCCACGCTTAAGATAGTTGAACACAATAATCCCTATGAGCATCGCGATGATCGCGAAAAGGAAGCACATGGCATACATGCCCAGATCAGGGATCTCCTTGAGATAAATTACGGAATGGAAGCATTCCAAGAAATACGTCAGAGGATTGAACCAATATACCGTGCTTACGATCCCAGTCGCGCTTGATGCGAGCTTGCGTATAGGGGTGAAAACGAAGAACACCAAACCCATGGAACCCAGAAGGTACTGTACATCCGGAACGTAAACCGTGATGGAAGACAGGGCCAACGTACATCCTGCGCAGAAGAAATACATCGCCACGACAAGTGGGAGAAGCATCAGCAACCCCAGGAAATTGACTCCGTATCCGCTGATCAGAATTCCCGCGATGATGAACACGTACCCTATGATCATTATAATCAGGCTTACGGTCGTCTTGGTGAATACCAAGATCTCCTTGGGGACGTACATCTTCTTTATTATCCCCTTATTGCCTGTGAATGCGCTGGTTCCTCCTGCTATGCCGGAGATGAGCATATGGTATGCCATGATACCGCTTGCGATAAGGACCCAATAATTCTCGGGCCTATCCCTGACCTCAGCGCTTATGAAATAGCAGAGCACAACGTAAATCACGGGCGTAGCGAAATGCCAAGCGAATCCCAGAAAGGAATTCTTGTATCTCCCGAACAGCGACTTCTCTATGAGTGACCTCATCACATTTCTGTAGCTGTACAATTCCTGGAGTTTCGCTTTGACCCCAGAAATGGGCGATCTCAACGCTGGCACATCACTCATAACTGATAAAACCACATCGTGCAACGATATATAATTCTGATTGACGAACGCCAGACGAGTCCAAAAATCATTGCATAACCGAGGAA is part of the Candidatus Methanomethylophilaceae archaeon genome and harbors:
- a CDS encoding SIS domain-containing protein; its protein translation is MDAFDYVVVQAGGKGTRLKKYTRNKPKALVPIDNKPLILHLFDKYKGKKFIVIGDYKEDVLRKYLNIYPKEKRVKFIFVSADGETGTCAGIRKALAYIPEGARFALTWCDLLLAKETSVPDSDGNLIGTTDSFSCRWSFRDGAPVEERSDRGGIAGFFVFKDKSVLSDVPTSGEFVRWLSKSEIALKSFDLKGAKEFGLYEDIPSIEGGKCRPFNSIEIDGEGHIVKKGIDAQGQKLAKDECAWYEAVKGFEGIPIPKIYESGPPIVMEKVDGKNVFAYDLTRDQKLEILKKIVDSLKHLHSCGSAPADPFSTRKNYYDKTISRISEVRDLIPHAYDRYITINGKRCRNVFYCMEELEKRLYEISNKPFAIIHGDCTFSNMILRKGTDPVFIDPRGYFGDTKIYGDPAYDWAKLYYSIAGNYDKFNLRKFDLTIGDDIKLRIESNGWEDMEGEYLNLISDEINERDLRLLHAVIWLSLTTYAWEDYDSICAAFYNGLWYLEDAMGDYFDGIMETVNKSVDSIDRDVFYRLVNDVCCTLSNGRKVVITGLGKNAPICEKFVGTMLSLGLNSTFLHTNTAVHGDLGTIRKGDLIMILSKSGETSESKRLLDYVRDNLGRDNSIWTMTFEKDSYLAKNSPNTLTIPLDHEGDDWNKVPNNSTTVYLIVLQALAMNVAKRKGVTYDDFILNHPGGAIGDAAKKQ
- a CDS encoding SEL1-like repeat protein, whose protein sequence is MKQGNAIELKNVSKSFRLEVRDDSSKGLIRKNKTSTVKHTVFSGINLEVKKGEILGVLGRNGSGKSTLLSIIAKILEPDTGTVEVDGKVASILALGMGFQGDMSGRENIYLKGELYGFSRKQMAEKIDGIIEFSGLKEYIDNPLKTYSSGMSGRLAFSIMLHVDADIMLVDEVLSTGDATFSAKAKTAFMNIIKSGKTVVFVSHGISAVEDFCTRAVWIEKGKIVADGKTKTVCAKYMRAMTESFEIIYDQAVGGVSAAQYTLALMYRDGKKVEKNDELYREWIKKAAEQGHSEAQVLYADMLLESESEEDRGEAFVYYQAAASKGNSNARMKLSALSGGEESDSERVEVIEICRQLAESGIPADVLRYGNVLLRTAWNEDDRILAYSQFVKAAEDGSPDALYQMAIMSRDGVGTVHDNEKYIEYLEMAADAGHSKAIAEIAAIYREGKLVDQNLAKAFDYYLKAARGGSAQSQYRVACMYRDGEGTESNKEKSDRWFKIYSHAAIAPYQYILADTISSRLEIDANPDDLIKKSALNYNTKGIVQLASIYKNGSSQFSNVAQAKECYLMAAEVSASSRLALADMYYEGLLFEQDYKKAAEIYCKLSYALDMTRCYRLHLMYRDGIGVDKNAEKADIYLRRAAIKGHRQARKTLGMDS
- a CDS encoding ABC transporter permease, which translates into the protein MSDVPALRSPISGVKAKLQELYSYRNVMRSLIEKSLFGRYKNSFLGFAWHFATPVIYVVLCYFISAEVRDRPENYWVLIASGIMAYHMLISGIAGGTSAFTGNKGIIKKMYVPKEILVFTKTTVSLIIMIIGYVFIIAGILISGYGVNFLGLLMLLPLVVAMYFFCAGCTLALSSITVYVPDVQYLLGSMGLVFFVFTPIRKLASSATGIVSTVYWFNPLTYFLECFHSVIYLKEIPDLGMYAMCFLFAIIAMLIGIIVFNYLKRGFVERL